The following is a genomic window from Candidatus Hydrogenedentota bacterium.
CGCCGCGTCCTCCCCACTTCCGTAACTTCCCCATAGACCTGCTCCAACAGGGGTCGATCATAGCCGTACGCCACAGCCACCGCGCCACGGGTGTTTCCCTGTCCCCAGAGATAGTAGTTATTGCTGCCGGACTGCACTTCCGGTAAACCGTATGATTCTCCCCAGTAATTGATCGAGCCGGCCATGCCGTAGTGATTGGTCAGGATTGCGCATTGGGCCTGATCCGATTCGGGCAGATCATGGAATATTTGTGCAATCTGCGCGACTTCCTCTTCCCAGTTCATCTGATTGTAGTAGTCTCGCATCAGCCCGGCGGTGTCACCAAAGACCGGCCTGAAGATGTGTGCCTCGTACCATAGTAACTGGGGCTTGGGAAGCAGGGGCATGAGCGCAACCAGAAAGGGCGCCATGAGCAGACAGGCCAGTACTGGCTGTCCTCGACGCAGCCAGAACCCCGGATTGTCTTCCATCCACCGCTCATAGGTTACGGCGCCCGCAGCCATGATCAGGGGAAACAGAGGCGCGAAGTAGTAGTGCTTCGCATGGAAAACCAGCAGGACGGCGAGGAAGATGAGGATGATCCAGCCAAGGAGCCGGGCGCGTTGGCCCGCCTCGGAGCGAAAGTAGACGACGGCGCCGACGAAGAAGGCGGCGTTGAATGGGTTGATGAAGAGAAGTTGGGAGAGCAGGAACTCCCAGCGGGGGATCTGGCGCATGGTGCCCTGGTTTAGATTCTGAATGAACTCCAGAGTGGCCCAATCGTGTTGGTATTGCCACAGCAGATTGGGCGTAACGATGAGCAACGCTATAAGCCCGCCCAGCCAGATCCAGGGCTGCCGCAAGGCGTTGCGCTGGGGCGTGAAGAGCAGTCCGAGGGCCAGGGCGAAGCCGAAGAAGAGCGTGGTGTGTTTGTTGAGCAGGGCCAGCCCCGCGAGCGCGCCGACGAGCAGCCACAGGCGCTGGCTGTCCTTCTGAAGAATGGTGAGCAGGGTCAGAGCGATCAGGAGGTAGAAGGTCATTTCAAACGTGGGAATGTTCAGGAACATGGCGGCGCGGGGCATGACGGGGGCGAGGAAAAAGCAATAGAGTGCGCCATAGCGGGCCACGGTTCCACCGCCGAGTCGTGTGGCCAGGACGACGGTGAGGTAGGCGTTCATGGAAAGGGCGATGGCAAGGGGAACGCGAATGCCCCAGGACGAGTATCCAAAGACCTTGCCGGCGAGCCAGGTAATCCATGGGACCAGGGGCGGGTGATCGACATAGCCCCAGTCGAGGTGCTTCGCACAATCGATGAAATAGAGCTCGTCGTGGTAAAAGCCGTAGCGCCCGTTGATGGAGAGCAGGATCGCGAAGAAAACCGCACAGACCGCGAAGGGGATGGGATAGAAATAGCGTCTGAGGAGGTTCATGTATTCCGGGCCGGGCAATTCGAAGAGATTAGATCAGAGTGGCGCTGGAGAGATAGTACCTCCCGGTGCGCGAAATGTTTCAACGGGTTCGGCCCTCAGCCCGAACTGCCGTTGCGCCCTTCGCGGGCCCAGCGCTCTTCCACCAGCTCGCGGCGCTGCACTTGCGCCTCGCGCACGCGGGGCATCCAGACGCGCAGATCCTGGGCCGGGGTAATCAATTTGGTGATGAAGGGGACCAGAACACTGTCGCTGAGGAAATCGCAGAAGGAATCATAGAGCTGTACGTGATTCTTCATCCGGAGCCCTTCATCATATTCCTCTCCGATGGTTACAT
Proteins encoded in this region:
- a CDS encoding glycosyltransferase family 39 protein, with protein sequence MNLLRRYFYPIPFAVCAVFFAILLSINGRYGFYHDELYFIDCAKHLDWGYVDHPPLVPWITWLAGKVFGYSSWGIRVPLAIALSMNAYLTVVLATRLGGGTVARYGALYCFFLAPVMPRAAMFLNIPTFEMTFYLLIALTLLTILQKDSQRLWLLVGALAGLALLNKHTTLFFGFALALGLLFTPQRNALRQPWIWLGGLIALLIVTPNLLWQYQHDWATLEFIQNLNQGTMRQIPRWEFLLSQLLFINPFNAAFFVGAVVYFRSEAGQRARLLGWIILIFLAVLLVFHAKHYYFAPLFPLIMAAGAVTYERWMEDNPGFWLRRGQPVLACLLMAPFLVALMPLLPKPQLLWYEAHIFRPVFGDTAGLMRDYYNQMNWEEEVAQIAQIFHDLPESDQAQCAILTNHYGMAGSINYWGESYGLPEVQSGSNNYYLWGQGNTRGAVAVAYGYDRPLLEQVYGEVTEVGRTRRPFVDGDKADLPIYVCRTLKMTWPEAWPLFKRFI